Within the Salinimonas marina genome, the region TTGGCTGACCCACCACGCCATTGGGCTGTGCTATGCTGATGCTTTAGATGAATATTTTGGGAACCGTATGGCTTACTGGCTATTTAAAACCGAACCCGATGTGTTTGGCATTGATGATTTACGCAAGCGTCCTGACCAGACCGAACCCTGGGACGGGGTACGAAATTATCAGGCCCGCAACTTTTTACGTGATGCGGTTGAGACAGGCGATAAGGTTTTTATTTATCACTCAAGCTGCAAAAATGTTGGCATTGCCGGGGTGGCCGTAGTCGTGAAAGCAGGGTATCCGGATGCGACCCAGTTTGATCCCGAGAGCGCTTATTATGATCCCAGAGCGACCCCGGAAAACCCGCGGTGGTATCGGGTTGATGTGCAATTTGAAGAAGCCTTCGCGCAGGTTCTGTCATTAAAAGACATAAAAGCCATGGCGCAGATCACTGAAACCGGGGTGGTGAAAAAAGGCCAGCGACTTTCGATTATGCCGGTGCCCGACAACGAATGGCGACAGCTGTATCAGGCGGCCAAAGCCACCTGATACAGGCTTATCAGCAGCCCAGTTCTGTGGTCAGTCCGCCTATCTGGCCTTCCACTGATGGCTCTTTATAGGCAGGTAAAGCGGGCATGATGTTCAGACCACTGCGCTGTTCAACCTGATCAATCGCCACTTCAGCTGCACAAAAGTTATCACTTCGTGAGGCGCTTTGCTCCAACACAAACGCGGAGGCTTCAATCCAGCCGTTTTGCTCAGTCATCACTACTTTAAAAAAGCCACTGGGGATAATATGCTCTTCATCGGCTTGGGGCAGGGTGCCAAAGTAGCTTTCAAATAACGGCCCGGTGACCACATAGACCGGTTGGCCGGTGCGCACCAATTCTCTGACCTTGCTTTCTAATCGGACCCAGGGACCCTGATTCAGGTCGGAGTCTTGCGGAGTGATATTAGACAGGTAATTCAGCTCCCGCCAATCAGAACTATTGCTGAAGGAGGCCAGCGGCACCTGGTGGCCTCTGTCGGTGCCCAGCAGGGCGTGGGCATCTTTATAATCGTCAGGCTCCAGGGTGGCGGTTTCGGGCAACGCAGGATCCGCTTTCCAGTACCGGCTGCGACTGGGACCATCTATGGTGGAGGGCGTTACATGATAAGCCACCCAGTTGGCAAATTTGGTTGAATTGTTATTATGCAGGGTATAAACAGAGCGGGTAACCTGGGTACCATTAATACCGCTTGGACACCCATGCAGGCAATTAGCTGCGACAGCATTAAAAGATAGCCAGAACAGCAGAAAAAACAAACTATATCTCATAAAACATTCCTTGGTTTTCAGTTGGTTAATGTAAGCATTACCTGACCGAAAGTACAGGTTAAAAGTGACAGTCATATGACAGGCCAGGATCAGGATAAAAAAACATGGGTAGGCGACATTACTGTTTGAACCAGGCGGTGGGCATGGACCAGGTAACAAGAACCGCGCGGCTTGTGGCGCAAAGTGAATTTCATCGGGCCTGTTTGCAAACGGTGGCGCTGCTGAATCTGCCTGATTACTTTATTGGTGCCGGTTTTTTACGGAATTTAATTTGGGATGATATCCATGGCTTCACTTCGCCCAGCCCTTTGAACGATGTGGATGTGGTCTATCATCACCGTGCGGATATCACTAAAGAAGCTGAACAAAAATACGAGGCCCGGCTTAGGCATCTGATGCCTGGGGTGGTTTGGCAGGTTCGAAATCAGGCCAGAATGCATGTGCATAAGCAGCATGCTCCGTATTGTACGACTACTGAAGCATTAAGTTTCTGGGTAGAAACCGCCACCTGTGTGGGGATACGACAAGCGCCTGACCAAACCTACTGTATTAGCGCACCACTGGGGTTGGCCGACAACTGGGCCGGACGGGTACGACAAAATCCGGCATTTGATGATACGGTAGTCTATAAACAGCGTATTGAAGCCAAGGGCTGGCATCAGCGATGGCCAAAGCTGGACATACAATAAGTCATACGGTGAGGGATTACGGTGAAATCCAATGAGTTTTTAGCGCTGTGCGAGCAGCGGGTTTTAAAACTGTATCGTCTGCAGAAAGAGGGCAGAGCCAGTGCTGCAGATAAAGCTACGGTAGACGGCTTTTTGCAGGCGGGGGTGGCGTTACAAGCGGTCAGCGACAGTCAGATACGCGACATGGTCGAGGCCTTGCACCAGCAGGTTTTCGGGCAAACCCGGGCACAGCGTCACAGTCGCCAGGCGTACTTTGCCAAAATGAAAGAAAACGACCCCGAACGTTATTTTGAGGAACCGGCCATAAAGCGGCGTCGTTAACTCAGATTATGCTGTTATAGCATCCCCATTACCTGGTACAGCAAGATACCGGTTGACGCTTGCAATAACAAACCAATGGCAATGACTACACCATCACGGTATGTGATCCCCACCGCCGTTAGGGTTAAGGCCAAGGCAGGCAAAGACGCAGCAAAAGGCATTACCTCCAGCGGGATCATACTCAGCGCGACAATTGCACTAAGAGCGGCGATAAAGGTGCGCATGGCTTTATTGGATATTACCGTAAAGCGTGAGGTAAATAAGTTTTCGATTTTGCAAATATACGGCCGTGATTTTTCGGTCGCCTTTTCAAGTTTATCATGGGAAATGGAGCGCTCTCGTAATGCTTTAGGCAACCAGGGATGATCGCGTCCTGCTGCTAATTGAATACATACCATAAATAAGGTGATACCACAGATAGAGGGCACGCCCGGGATCGCCCCGGTAGGCAAAATCACCAGCAGCGACGGAATCAGTAATAATGGCCCGAAGCCACGCTCCTCAAAGGACGATACCACATCTTCTACGGTAACCGTTTCCTGAGTGTCTTCGACCAGCTTATCCAGCAAGTCCATGATAGTACTGCTTGTCATATTCAAATAGCCTGCCTGTTGAATCTATTCCTTAAATACATTTGACACTGGTAAATGGTTCTTTTTGATGAATAGCAGCAGCTTTACTTTGGGGATACCCACGAAAAGACGATGGTGTAGCAAGCTGCCATCGACAGCCTAAATTCTTTGAGTACAGGGAAGGATAGCACATGGACCTCGGGTGATACCCGGCTCAGGGGGGCAGGCATCGCGGGTTACGCGAAGGTCTTGGGCAAATCCGTATAGTCACCGGAATAAAAAGTGTTTTTTCAGACATCTTTACTAGGCTTTAAGGTGGCGCTTTTATTTATCTACTACCAGCGAAACCTTATGAAAAGCTTACTTCTGGCGTTGTGCATCCCCTTTTTCTTAATGACGCCGGTCTGGGCGCAAAACACCGGCTCGACTTTAGTACCCCTGCCTTCGGTTGCTGACTTCACATAAGGTAATGATGGGTGGGCCGCTGGATTGGGTCTGGGGGTTGAATACGAAGCGGCCTACGAAGGGGCCGATGAATTTGGCGTTGAAGTTGACCCTGCGGGTGCGGTGCAATGGCGTCGTGGCAACGATATATTTTATTGGGCCGGAGAAGCTTTAGGGTGGCGTGGACTGCGTTCTGCTAACTGGCTATTCGATGCGGCGCTGGCTTTTGATGAGGGCCGTGAAGAAAGTGACTCCGATGAGGCTCACCTGAACGGTTTGGGCGATGCTGAGGAGGGGTTTGAAGTTGTGCTGCAGGTACGTCGCGCCTTCAACGATGATTGGCGCTATTGGCTGGATGCACGCATTATAACCGGCGAAGACGGCAATTTAGGCCTATTCGGGATGGGGTATCGTTTTGGCAAGCAGCGTAACGGCACGGGGTCTGAAATTGCGATTGCTGTGGTGTTTCATGACAGTGATTATGCTAACCACGATTTTGGCATAGACGCAGCCCAGGCGGCGGCATCGGGGCTTGTTGAAATTCAGCTGAGTGGGGGATTTCGCTCAGTTGGTTTTAATTATAATTATCGTAATTATATCAATCAAAACTGGCAGTTTTTTGGCGAAATAGTCTACGAACATTACGGTAGTGAAATACAGGATAGCCCCATTGCCCGCAAAAACTATGAAGCAGAAGTAGGGGTAGGATTTATATACGTATTTTGAACCGACAAAACGATAGGCTTTATTGCCTGAGACGGCCCTTTTGCTGTGAGGCGCTCACCCAATTAGATTAAACAGGTGATTTAAGTAAGACAGGCGCACACATCCTTTGCGCGCCAGTGAGTGTTCTGCGAACGCTTATTTCGGTTTAGTATGATGTTGGGTCAAACAAATACTTACCCGTATTAAGATGTGGCCAGCGAATGCTTGTCCAGGTGGCCGCTGTAACGGGTGGCTATCAAAGCTGCTAACGTGATCAGCGCCCCAATCCAGGCCGTATCTGCAAGCTGTAAATCCTCTACAATTGTCCCGCCGATAATAGATCCTAAGGCAATACCAATGTTGAAGGCTGCAATATTAAGACCCGAGGCTACATCTACAGCATTGGGGGCAAATTTTTCTGCCAGCTGCACAATATATACCTGTAAGCCGGGCACGCTACCGAAGGCAAACGCACCCCATACCAGCACCGTAATCACAGCAGCAATCTTACTTTCCATAGTAAATGTAAGAGCTAAAAGAATGATGCTAAGACCCACAAATATCAAGCTAAGGGCGCGAACCGGGCCTTTTTTGTCAGCCAGTTTGCCGCCATAGATATTTCCCACCGCTACAGATACGCCGTAGACCAGCATAATCAGACTTATGGCCGAGGGGGCAAAACCGGTTTCTTCCTGTAAAATCGGGGCCAGGTAGGTAAAAGCAGTAAACGTTCCGCCGTAACCCAGGATGGTCATTATATAAACCAGCAGCAAACGAGGCTGTACCAAAACCTTAATCTGCTCATTCAGACTTGCCGCTTTGCTCTGCTTCAGGTTATTGGGCACTAATAAAGCGCTGCCAATTAACGCCAGGGTTCCCAGGCAGGACACCACCAAAAACGTGGCCCGCCATCCAAAATTTTGGCCAATCCAGGTCCCTAGGGGGACGCCGGTAACAAGCGCCACGGTGAGCCCGGTAAACATAATGGCGATGGCGCTGGCTTCTTTTTCTCTGGCCACCAGTCCGGTAGCAATAGTAGAGCCTATCGAAAAGAACACCCCGTGAGCAAGCCCGGTCAGAACGCGGGCTATAATCAGGCTTTCATAACCTGGAGCCTGCCAGGCCAGTAAATTTCCGGCCACAAACAACGCCATCAGGCTAAGCAAAACATGCTTACGGTTCCAGCGACCGGTGAGCGCGGTTAATACCGGCGCACCAATGGCCACACCCACAGCATACAAGCTTACCAGTAAGCCGGCACTGGGTAATGACACACCAAGATCGGCGGCGATAGTGGGTACCAGACCCACAATAACAAACTCAGTGGTGCCAATGGCAAACGCACTCAGGGTTAATGCAAATAGGGCAATCGGCATTATTTTCATCCTCAATAGTTGGAGGT harbors:
- a CDS encoding EVE domain-containing protein, which codes for MAYWLFKTEPDVFGIDDLRKRPDQTEPWDGVRNYQARNFLRDAVETGDKVFIYHSSCKNVGIAGVAVVVKAGYPDATQFDPESAYYDPRATPENPRWYRVDVQFEEAFAQVLSLKDIKAMAQITETGVVKKGQRLSIMPVPDNEWRQLYQAAKAT
- a CDS encoding DNA/RNA non-specific endonuclease; translated protein: MRYSLFFLLFWLSFNAVAANCLHGCPSGINGTQVTRSVYTLHNNNSTKFANWVAYHVTPSTIDGPSRSRYWKADPALPETATLEPDDYKDAHALLGTDRGHQVPLASFSNSSDWRELNYLSNITPQDSDLNQGPWVRLESKVRELVRTGQPVYVVTGPLFESYFGTLPQADEEHIIPSGFFKVVMTEQNGWIEASAFVLEQSASRSDNFCAAEVAIDQVEQRSGLNIMPALPAYKEPSVEGQIGGLTTELGC
- a CDS encoding nucleotidyltransferase family protein — translated: MGRRHYCLNQAVGMDQVTRTARLVAQSEFHRACLQTVALLNLPDYFIGAGFLRNLIWDDIHGFTSPSPLNDVDVVYHHRADITKEAEQKYEARLRHLMPGVVWQVRNQARMHVHKQHAPYCTTTEALSFWVETATCVGIRQAPDQTYCISAPLGLADNWAGRVRQNPAFDDTVVYKQRIEAKGWHQRWPKLDIQ
- a CDS encoding exopolysaccharide biosynthesis protein, translated to MTSSTIMDLLDKLVEDTQETVTVEDVVSSFEERGFGPLLLIPSLLVILPTGAIPGVPSICGITLFMVCIQLAAGRDHPWLPKALRERSISHDKLEKATEKSRPYICKIENLFTSRFTVISNKAMRTFIAALSAIVALSMIPLEVMPFAASLPALALTLTAVGITYRDGVVIAIGLLLQASTGILLYQVMGML
- a CDS encoding MipA/OmpV family protein, which translates into the protein MGLGVEYEAAYEGADEFGVEVDPAGAVQWRRGNDIFYWAGEALGWRGLRSANWLFDAALAFDEGREESDSDEAHLNGLGDAEEGFEVVLQVRRAFNDDWRYWLDARIITGEDGNLGLFGMGYRFGKQRNGTGSEIAIAVVFHDSDYANHDFGIDAAQAAASGLVEIQLSGGFRSVGFNYNYRNYINQNWQFFGEIVYEHYGSEIQDSPIARKNYEAEVGVGFIYVF
- a CDS encoding MFS transporter, coding for MPIALFALTLSAFAIGTTEFVIVGLVPTIAADLGVSLPSAGLLVSLYAVGVAIGAPVLTALTGRWNRKHVLLSLMALFVAGNLLAWQAPGYESLIIARVLTGLAHGVFFSIGSTIATGLVAREKEASAIAIMFTGLTVALVTGVPLGTWIGQNFGWRATFLVVSCLGTLALIGSALLVPNNLKQSKAASLNEQIKVLVQPRLLLVYIMTILGYGGTFTAFTYLAPILQEETGFAPSAISLIMLVYGVSVAVGNIYGGKLADKKGPVRALSLIFVGLSIILLALTFTMESKIAAVITVLVWGAFAFGSVPGLQVYIVQLAEKFAPNAVDVASGLNIAAFNIGIALGSIIGGTIVEDLQLADTAWIGALITLAALIATRYSGHLDKHSLATS